The Centroberyx gerrardi isolate f3 chromosome 7, fCenGer3.hap1.cur.20231027, whole genome shotgun sequence genome contains a region encoding:
- the LOC144539533 gene encoding uncharacterized protein LOC144539533 isoform X2 translates to MWPNSKCAIDYVDELMDLIFDHVFQDPAPYVSQVFMIPVPEDPCAQSDRPAKEDVIAATCLGSIKRQSEPDIAGSIRELTAYAQHHTHWYHYSDPAT, encoded by the exons atgtggcccaacagcaaatgtgcaatcg attacgtcgatgagttgatggacctcatctttgatcacgtcttccaggaccctgcaccttatgtgagccaggttttcatgatccccgtcccagaagacccgtgcgcccagtctgacaggccagccaaggaggacgtcattgcagccacgtgtctcggttcaatcaagaggcagtctgaacccgacatagctggcagcatcagggagctcacagcatatgcacagcaccacacacactggtatcactactctgaccctgcgacctag
- the LOC144539533 gene encoding uncharacterized protein LOC144539533 isoform X1, translating to MRRTLGLLSRPPEPTFNYVDELMDLIFDHVFQDPAPYVSQVFMIPVPEDPCAQSDRPAKEDVIAATCLGSIKRQSEPDIAGSIRELTAYAQHHTHWYHYSDPAT from the exons atgaggaggaccctgggtctgcttagccgaccccctgagccaactttca attacgtcgatgagttgatggacctcatctttgatcacgtcttccaggaccctgcaccttatgtgagccaggttttcatgatccccgtcccagaagacccgtgcgcccagtctgacaggccagccaaggaggacgtcattgcagccacgtgtctcggttcaatcaagaggcagtctgaacccgacatagctggcagcatcagggagctcacagcatatgcacagcaccacacacactggtatcactactctgaccctgcgacctag